In the genome of Xanthomonas translucens pv. cerealis, one region contains:
- the nusA gene encoding transcription termination factor NusA, producing the protein MSKELLLVVDAVANEKGVPREVIFDAIEAALASAAKKRYPDQDVLTRVTIDHKDGNYETYRRWEVVADDVVMESPDRQIRLMDAVDEAEGVDVGDYIEEQIENPDFGRIAAQAAKQVIVQRVREAERQQVVDAWKDRIGELVTGVVKRAERGNIYVDLGGNAEAFIPKDKGIPRDVLRAGDRVRGYLAEVRSEPRGPQLFISRAAPEFMIELFKLEVPEVGQGLVEIKACARDPGDRAKIAVLAHDTRTDPIGACIGMRGSRVQAVSNELNGERVDIVLWNDNPANFVINAMAPAEVQSIIVDEEKHSMDLAVAEDRLAQAIGKGGQNVRLASRLTGWQLNVMTAEQVAAKSEAEQAVARQLFMDKLEVDEEISAILVAEGFNSVEEIAYVPVGELLAVEGFDEDIVEELRARARDALLNEALAAEESDDSGVPAADLLSLEGMDEATAYALASHGVRTSEDLSDLAADEILEFGIEDVDQERAAALILAARAEEIARLERGE; encoded by the coding sequence ATGAGCAAGGAACTGTTGCTGGTAGTCGACGCGGTCGCCAACGAAAAGGGCGTGCCGCGCGAAGTGATCTTCGACGCGATCGAGGCCGCCCTGGCCTCGGCGGCGAAGAAGCGCTACCCCGATCAGGACGTGCTGACGCGCGTCACCATCGATCACAAGGACGGCAATTACGAAACCTACCGCCGCTGGGAAGTGGTGGCCGACGACGTGGTGATGGAATCGCCGGACCGACAGATCCGCCTGATGGACGCGGTCGACGAAGCCGAGGGCGTGGACGTCGGCGACTACATCGAAGAGCAGATCGAGAACCCGGATTTCGGGCGCATCGCCGCGCAGGCCGCCAAGCAGGTGATCGTGCAGCGTGTGCGCGAGGCCGAGCGCCAGCAGGTGGTGGACGCGTGGAAGGACCGCATCGGCGAGCTGGTCACCGGCGTGGTCAAGCGCGCCGAGCGCGGCAACATCTATGTCGATCTGGGCGGCAACGCCGAGGCCTTCATTCCCAAGGACAAGGGCATCCCGCGCGACGTGCTGCGCGCCGGCGACCGCGTGCGCGGCTATCTGGCCGAAGTGCGCTCGGAGCCGCGCGGCCCGCAGCTGTTCATCAGCCGCGCCGCGCCGGAATTCATGATCGAGCTGTTCAAGCTGGAAGTGCCGGAAGTGGGCCAGGGCCTGGTCGAGATCAAGGCCTGCGCGCGCGATCCGGGCGACCGCGCCAAGATCGCGGTGCTGGCGCACGACACCCGCACCGATCCGATCGGCGCCTGCATCGGCATGCGCGGTTCGCGCGTGCAGGCGGTGTCCAACGAGCTCAACGGCGAGCGCGTGGACATCGTGTTGTGGAACGACAACCCGGCCAATTTCGTCATCAACGCGATGGCGCCGGCCGAAGTGCAGTCGATCATCGTCGATGAGGAAAAGCATTCGATGGATCTGGCGGTGGCCGAAGATCGGTTGGCGCAGGCGATCGGCAAGGGCGGGCAGAACGTGCGCCTGGCCAGCCGCCTGACCGGTTGGCAGCTCAACGTGATGACCGCCGAGCAGGTCGCGGCCAAGTCCGAGGCCGAGCAGGCCGTCGCCCGCCAGCTGTTCATGGACAAGCTGGAAGTGGACGAGGAAATCTCCGCGATCCTGGTCGCCGAGGGCTTCAACTCGGTCGAGGAAATCGCCTACGTGCCGGTCGGCGAGTTGCTGGCGGTGGAAGGTTTCGACGAGGACATCGTCGAGGAGCTGCGGGCCCGCGCGCGCGATGCGTTGCTTAACGAGGCGCTGGCCGCCGAGGAAAGCGACGACAGCGGCGTGCCGGCGGCGGATCTGCTGTCGCTGGAAGGCATGGACGAGGCCACCGCCTACGCGCTTGCCAGCCATGGCGTGCGCACCAGCGAGGACCTGTCGGATCTGGCTGCGGATGAAATTCTTGAATTCGGCATCGAGGATGTGGACCAGGAGCGCGCCGCTGCGCTCATCCTGGCAGCCCGTGCCGAGGAGATCGCCCGATTGGAACGCGGCGAATGA